A window of Tautonia plasticadhaerens contains these coding sequences:
- a CDS encoding protein-tyrosine phosphatase family protein — protein MPPSNAPESPGPARSLRDRWPWTVLAVALVPAIWHAVAFPGGPDGEFPGVARPTFSPAPPAAYRLAEPGDTLDRVGLYLCAASLAVAGYGVVRRKASGKAGVLWISALGLEIAGFWYAANPWPTFDGWHGLGWRVVADSEAPMGLRIGLGAAAAVVLGMVAAPIARLRRAVPLLILRGRRAGVLSLLGASAVLVALRVAGWPAVGPGGYWPRWAFIGGAWLFLAAMLRSLPPMSSRRAVRVASGLAVAGMTAVFIATGLEVVWYHRPLERLREIEPGRIYISAMPHGKGLEVAHDRHRFKTIINLFQEDLPGLRSPHLDDELAFAESHGIHYVRSPASAIEAEAFLDETLRLATDPDAWPVLVHCHGCMDRTPAWWGIYQFVVQGRPLVEVMRSIEQHRGSRPKASVTLLYNRVLADRAPGRYRDDSTAAVLRENARGTADPFYRQLEEERRLARDTEGDGPHRE, from the coding sequence ATGCCACCGAGCAACGCACCCGAGTCACCCGGCCCGGCCCGATCCCTCCGGGACCGCTGGCCCTGGACCGTGCTGGCCGTCGCCCTGGTGCCGGCGATCTGGCACGCGGTCGCCTTCCCGGGCGGCCCGGACGGCGAGTTCCCCGGGGTCGCCCGTCCGACGTTCAGCCCCGCCCCGCCGGCGGCCTACCGACTGGCCGAGCCGGGGGACACCCTCGACCGGGTCGGCCTGTACCTCTGCGCCGCGAGCCTCGCGGTGGCCGGCTACGGGGTCGTCCGGCGGAAAGCGTCGGGGAAGGCGGGAGTGCTGTGGATCTCGGCCCTGGGGCTGGAGATCGCCGGGTTCTGGTATGCCGCTAATCCCTGGCCGACCTTCGACGGCTGGCACGGGCTCGGCTGGCGGGTCGTCGCCGACTCGGAGGCGCCGATGGGCCTGAGGATCGGCCTCGGGGCGGCGGCGGCGGTCGTGCTGGGGATGGTCGCGGCGCCGATCGCCCGGCTCCGCCGGGCGGTCCCGCTGCTGATCCTCCGGGGGAGGCGGGCGGGAGTGCTCTCGCTGCTCGGGGCCTCGGCGGTGCTGGTCGCGTTGAGGGTCGCGGGCTGGCCGGCGGTCGGGCCGGGGGGCTACTGGCCGCGATGGGCCTTCATCGGCGGGGCCTGGCTGTTCCTGGCGGCGATGCTCCGGAGCCTGCCGCCGATGTCGAGCCGGAGGGCGGTGCGGGTCGCCTCCGGCCTGGCGGTGGCCGGGATGACGGCCGTGTTCATCGCGACGGGCCTGGAGGTGGTCTGGTATCACCGGCCTCTGGAGCGGCTCCGGGAGATCGAGCCGGGGCGGATTTACATCAGCGCCATGCCCCACGGCAAGGGACTGGAAGTCGCCCACGATCGGCACCGGTTCAAGACGATCATCAACCTCTTCCAGGAAGACCTGCCCGGCCTGCGGAGCCCGCACCTGGACGACGAACTCGCCTTCGCCGAATCCCACGGCATCCACTATGTCCGGAGCCCCGCCTCGGCAATCGAGGCCGAGGCGTTCCTCGACGAGACGCTCCGGCTGGCGACCGACCCGGACGCCTGGCCGGTGCTGGTGCACTGTCACGGCTGCATGGATCGCACGCCAGCCTGGTGGGGGATCTACCAGTTCGTGGTGCAGGGGCGTCCGCTGGTCGAGGTGATGCGTTCGATCGAGCAGCATCGGGGCTCGCGGCCCAAGGCCTCGGTGACCTTGCTCTACAACCGGGTCCTCGCCGATCGGGCCCCGGGCCGCTATCGAGACGACTCGACC
- a CDS encoding acyltransferase family protein, whose amino-acid sequence MELPPLIRNPRYALLDAFRGVACLMVVLHHAGFALLAGETPEPGAFEEVGRWLNLVLRRLDLGVPLFFVISGYCIAASVDATRRRGSSPARFVARRVWRIYPPYWAALAWFLLVTIGLQRLGLERLLCCHSPFGLELILPQDLTAPQWAGNVTLTETWRHLVGGGPAKIFTRVAWSLCFEEQFYFLCFLLLIVASKRLFSAMGWLTLAIVLVRVAAADVGMIRYLEGTFVDLWHQFAVGLAVYWRLNVPSEPWKDRAVEAALVGMAVVGFSARIPNQPVAYSTGTTALFGLLLIGLKDRDAWICSRSWMRPMTFLGRRSYSVYLYHLPVTTVGTFGMHELGITDFWPRALVTVPLVSTLAVLISCGFFQLVERHFLNPPIVGPSRPTAGAGHPLAGESGARPGGG is encoded by the coding sequence ATGGAATTGCCCCCGCTGATCCGGAACCCGAGATACGCCCTGCTCGACGCCTTCCGAGGGGTGGCGTGCCTGATGGTGGTGCTGCATCACGCCGGCTTCGCCCTTCTGGCGGGTGAGACGCCGGAGCCGGGGGCGTTCGAGGAGGTCGGCCGTTGGCTGAACCTCGTCCTCCGCAGGCTCGACCTCGGCGTGCCCCTGTTCTTCGTCATCAGCGGTTACTGCATCGCGGCCAGCGTCGACGCGACCCGGAGGCGGGGGTCATCCCCCGCTCGGTTCGTGGCGAGGAGGGTCTGGCGGATCTACCCGCCCTACTGGGCGGCGCTGGCGTGGTTCCTGCTGGTGACGATCGGCCTGCAACGGCTGGGGCTGGAGCGGCTGTTGTGCTGCCACTCCCCCTTCGGGCTGGAGCTGATCCTGCCCCAGGATCTGACGGCGCCGCAGTGGGCCGGCAACGTCACGCTCACCGAGACGTGGCGGCACCTCGTGGGCGGGGGCCCGGCGAAGATCTTCACCCGGGTGGCGTGGTCGCTCTGCTTCGAGGAGCAATTCTACTTCCTCTGCTTCTTGCTGTTGATCGTCGCCTCGAAGCGACTGTTCTCGGCGATGGGCTGGCTGACCCTGGCGATCGTGCTGGTCCGGGTGGCGGCGGCGGACGTGGGGATGATCCGGTACCTGGAGGGGACGTTCGTCGACCTCTGGCATCAGTTCGCGGTGGGGCTGGCGGTCTACTGGAGGCTGAACGTCCCGTCGGAACCCTGGAAGGACCGGGCGGTGGAAGCGGCGCTGGTCGGCATGGCCGTCGTCGGTTTCTCGGCCCGGATCCCGAACCAGCCGGTCGCCTATTCGACCGGGACGACCGCGCTGTTCGGCTTGCTGCTGATCGGGCTGAAGGACCGGGACGCCTGGATCTGCTCCCGGTCGTGGATGCGACCCATGACCTTCCTGGGCCGTCGGAGCTACAGCGTCTACCTCTACCACCTGCCGGTGACGACGGTCGGCACGTTCGGGATGCATGAGCTGGGGATCACCGACTTCTGGCCGAGGGCGCTGGTCACGGTGCCCCTGGTGTCCACCCTGGCGGTGTTGATCAGTTGCGGCTTCTTCCAACTCGTGGAGCGGCACTTCCTCAACCCGCCGATCGTCGGGCCGTCGAGGCCGACGGCCGGGGCCGGGCACCCGCTGGCCGGCGAATCCGGCGCGAGACCCGGCGGGGGGTGA
- a CDS encoding sodium:solute symporter family transporter codes for MQGQGAVHWIDYLIIIAFIVYAIRNGIKSKDVASKNVEEYFLAGRTLPGWKAGLSMAATQFAADTPLLVAGMIAVSGIFAVWRLWIYGVAFLVLGFILAGSWQRAGVITDAELTELRYGRKPAAALRGFKAIYFGTIFNCTVLAMVLLASTRIAEPFLTWNEWLPALLFDPVASLVEWLGLDLSTRVPGDPDLYVLSANNLLSILAILLVTLGYSATGGLRSVVATDAVQLGLALVATGAFAFMVVREVGGFGALQQGIQEKFGGGNGPGGISATEILAFTPSRAREASLALLVVYATQWFFQINADGTGYLAQRAMACRSPRDARFAALTLTTVQIFVRSLLWLPIGLGLLLLIPTDVGPEPGGGNEVAAEARQVPGADEEDVEPRPVQEPKEAASQAPDEGEQDFARQRIKEDREFAYVEGFKALLPPGLLGLMLTGMLAALASTVDTHLNWGASYWTNDIYKRFLSRHLFKRDPGPRELVWVARGSNVAILVISLAIMSQLPSIRDAWQASLLLGAGIGPLLVLRWLWWRVNAWGEIAATIASLALTAPLLLLVRSDDPDLQAWIEAVRMLTMAVLASGIGIGTALAMGPESDESLGEFYRRTRPPGFWGPVAEANGGDPIADRHRLYRGIGAVIASALSIFSMLVGVGSLICGSPPPTWFPYSGAWIGLCIVVGLGLVPVWYWLGFSEASAEPKNPPPEDPDRSEAAEEQVGARPDEDEGGRRRGDYDEGGNGGGDSG; via the coding sequence ATGCAGGGGCAGGGTGCCGTCCACTGGATCGATTACCTGATCATCATCGCGTTCATCGTCTATGCGATCCGCAACGGGATCAAGTCCAAGGACGTGGCGTCGAAGAACGTGGAGGAGTATTTCCTCGCCGGGCGGACCCTGCCGGGCTGGAAGGCGGGCCTGAGCATGGCGGCCACGCAGTTCGCCGCCGACACGCCGCTGCTGGTGGCGGGGATGATCGCGGTCTCGGGGATCTTCGCCGTCTGGCGGCTCTGGATCTACGGCGTCGCCTTCCTCGTGCTCGGGTTCATCCTGGCCGGCAGCTGGCAGCGCGCCGGGGTGATCACCGACGCCGAGCTGACCGAGCTGCGCTACGGCAGGAAGCCGGCCGCGGCGCTCCGGGGGTTCAAGGCGATCTACTTCGGCACCATCTTCAATTGCACCGTGCTGGCGATGGTGTTGCTGGCCTCGACCCGGATCGCCGAGCCGTTCCTGACCTGGAACGAGTGGCTGCCCGCGCTGCTGTTCGACCCGGTCGCCTCGCTCGTCGAGTGGCTCGGGCTGGACCTGAGCACCCGGGTCCCGGGAGACCCGGACCTGTACGTCTTGTCGGCGAACAACCTCCTGTCGATCCTGGCGATCCTGCTGGTGACGCTCGGCTACTCGGCCACGGGCGGGCTGCGGAGCGTGGTGGCGACCGACGCCGTGCAACTCGGCCTGGCCCTGGTGGCGACCGGGGCGTTCGCCTTCATGGTGGTGCGGGAGGTCGGCGGGTTCGGCGCCCTTCAGCAGGGGATCCAGGAGAAGTTCGGCGGCGGCAACGGCCCCGGGGGGATCTCGGCGACCGAGATCCTCGCCTTCACGCCGAGCCGGGCGAGGGAGGCGAGCCTCGCCCTGCTCGTCGTCTATGCGACGCAGTGGTTCTTCCAGATCAACGCCGACGGCACCGGCTACCTCGCCCAGCGGGCGATGGCCTGCCGATCCCCCCGCGACGCCCGATTCGCGGCCTTGACGCTGACGACCGTCCAGATCTTCGTCCGGAGCCTGCTCTGGCTGCCGATCGGCCTGGGCCTGCTGCTGCTGATCCCCACCGACGTCGGCCCCGAGCCCGGAGGCGGGAACGAGGTCGCCGCCGAGGCCCGACAGGTCCCCGGAGCGGATGAGGAGGACGTCGAGCCCCGCCCCGTCCAGGAGCCCAAGGAGGCCGCCTCGCAGGCCCCCGACGAGGGGGAGCAGGACTTCGCCCGGCAGCGGATCAAGGAAGACCGTGAATTCGCCTATGTCGAGGGGTTCAAGGCCCTGCTGCCCCCGGGCCTGCTGGGACTGATGCTGACCGGGATGCTGGCGGCCCTGGCCTCGACGGTCGACACGCACTTGAACTGGGGCGCGTCCTACTGGACCAACGACATCTACAAGCGGTTCCTCAGTCGCCACCTGTTCAAGCGGGATCCCGGCCCGAGGGAACTGGTCTGGGTCGCCCGGGGGTCGAACGTGGCCATCCTGGTCATCTCGCTGGCGATCATGAGCCAGCTCCCCTCGATCCGGGACGCCTGGCAGGCGAGCCTGCTCCTGGGTGCGGGGATCGGCCCGCTGCTGGTTTTGCGCTGGCTCTGGTGGCGGGTCAATGCCTGGGGGGAGATCGCCGCGACGATCGCCTCGCTCGCCCTGACGGCCCCGCTGCTCCTGCTGGTCCGGTCGGACGACCCGGACCTCCAGGCCTGGATCGAGGCGGTGCGGATGCTGACCATGGCCGTGCTCGCCTCGGGCATCGGCATCGGGACGGCACTGGCGATGGGGCCGGAGAGCGACGAGAGCCTCGGCGAGTTCTACCGAAGGACCCGCCCCCCCGGCTTCTGGGGGCCGGTCGCCGAGGCCAACGGCGGCGACCCCATCGCCGACCGGCACCGGCTCTACCGGGGAATCGGCGCCGTGATCGCATCGGCGCTGTCGATCTTCTCGATGCTCGTCGGCGTCGGGTCCTTGATCTGCGGCAGCCCGCCGCCGACGTGGTTCCCTTATTCGGGGGCGTGGATCGGCCTCTGCATCGTCGTGGGGCTCGGCCTGGTGCCGGTCTGGTACTGGCTCGGGTTCTCGGAGGCCTCCGCGGAGCCGAAGAATCCTCCCCCCGAGGACCCCGATCGCAGCGAGGCCGCCGAGGAGCAGGTCGGCGCCAGGCCCGACGAGGACGAGGGCGGCCGACGCCGCGGCGACTACGATGAGGGCGGCAACGGCGGCGGGGACTCCGGCTGA